Proteins encoded within one genomic window of Anopheles gambiae chromosome 3, idAnoGambNW_F1_1, whole genome shotgun sequence:
- the LOC5668009 gene encoding mannose-binding protein has product MLFKTLCLLLCLALFDIQVNGFKHYVAYKRKIKFFSAWQQCRLYNGHLASIETPEENAQVARAIKAVGDITDDWYIGGTDIGFEGRFVWIGLNKIASYLNFNPGEPNNNKNEDCLIMKGSKAGEKWSDVSCEYEAEGFVCAFIL; this is encoded by the exons ATGTTGTTCAAAACATTGTGCCTGCTGTTGTGTTTGGCGTTATTCGATATTCAAGTTAATG GATTCAAACACTATGTAGCTTACAAACGGAAGATTAAGTTCTTCTCCGCTTGGCAACAGTGTCGTCTTTACAACGGTCATTTGGCTTCAATTGAGACACCCGAGGAAAATGCGCAGGTCGCACGAGCGATCAAGGCCGTAGGAGATATTACCGACGATTGGTACATTGGGGGTACCGATATAGGTTTTGAAGGTAGATTTGTTTGGATCGGTTTAAACAAAATAGCATCATACTTAAACTTTAATCCCGGTGAGcccaataacaataaaaacgaaGACTGCCTCATCATGAAAGGATCGAAGGCAGGTGAAAAATGGAGCGACGTATCTTGCGAGTACGAGGCAGAAGGATTCGTTTGTGCGTTTATTTTATAG